Within the Candidatus Methylacidiphilales bacterium genome, the region TCGATCAACCTCCCCTATCACCTCTCGATAACCGCTCACCAACCGATGCTGCAACCGCATCGAGCTATTCTCTCCCAACCGAATCGAATTCACCCCACCGATAAAAACAGCCACACTACTTGCTGCCCCAGTCTCAAGCAGCGCTCCTGAGCTAAAATCCATCTGCCTACTCGGCTTTACACTCTGCGTATTGATCCTCACATCTCCCACCATCTCCACCAAAGCCATTTTATCCGCCGATACTCGTGGAGTCTGTAACCGATTCGGTGGAGTCACAGGTTCCATCCAAAAAAACGTCTCAACAACATACACTCGATCCGGATACTGCTCCCCATCCGCTATCACATACTCACCTGTCGGTGTCTGTATGTAATTTTCCGGATAAACAAAAACCGCCTTCTTGTCCCGTCCCCTGTAATAAGAGACCAAGCGTGGCCCCTCGTCCTTTCGTGTAGTAAACAGCTTACCCTCTAGATTGATGTTACCCAAATCTATTCGACTTGCCGACAACGGCTGATTAGGCCGATAACCCTGCAACAAAGGCTTCGTCCTTTCAGCTATTTTCTTCTCCACACCCCATTCAGCCCTCCCAACCACCGCTGTCCTCTCATTTTTACCCTTACTTCCCACTGCATCGTGTCCCACCCCGGTCATCTCTTTATTCTGAACCCCCTTCTCCACTTTCGCATCAGGCTTCGCTAACTGCACACTCTCAACCTTGCCAAGCGGCATCTCTTCCATATCTTGAGAAGAATCTTTCAGAAAAGACGGCGACACATCCACCCCCATCTCACCCCCCGTCGAGGGCAACTCCTCTTCCTCCTCCTGCGGTCTCGCAATCACCCGAGTCGTGCTCGCAGACGGCGCTGGCGGCATCCTCTCCACGCCCATAGATTCCACAGCCTGCTCTCTCTTTCCCTCCTCAGAAATCTGCTCCCCCTTTTCTTCAGCTATCCCTCCCCCCACCGGCAACACATACTCTGTCTCCTCCACAATCACATTCCCATCCACCGACACCTGCCCAATATACCCCGGATCCACACGCAACTTCGTCCTATCCTGATTAAATGTCAACGTCACCACAGCCTGCGCATCCATCTGAATCCGCTTCCCCCCCACCATAAAATTCAACCCCGTCGGCCGATCCGCACTCGGCGAAATGATCACCATTAACAAATTACTAATATCCTTCCCATAGCTCACCTCAAACACCACCGGCGGCACCTCCACCACACGCCCTATCGTCGCCTGCGGCAACTCCTCCACTTTCTCCCCTCGCGGCGAGTAAATCAACAACCTCCCATTATCCCCTATCGAAAGATGAAATGCCTGCCCCCACAACTCCAATCCACCACCCAAGCACACACCCCACACCACCACTCGCGCCACCCATAGATTTAATCTTCGTAGCATATCTTACCACCTCCTCATCCAATCTCAATCTGGCCATTTCTGCCCCACTAGCAAGTTTATTCAACTAAAGAGCAAAATCCCTTGCCATCCCCCCACCAAATTGATTAAGTATCTAACTAATTTTATACAAATAAATAAAATCCTTCACTCCTCCTCACCATGCCCCTCCTCACAGCCCTAGCCCACACT harbors:
- a CDS encoding FecR family protein, whose translation is MLRRLNLWVARVVVWGVCLGGGLELWGQAFHLSIGDNGRLLIYSPRGEKVEELPQATIGRVVEVPPVVFEVSYGKDISNLLMVIISPSADRPTGLNFMVGGKRIQMDAQAVVTLTFNQDRTKLRVDPGYIGQVSVDGNVIVEETEYVLPVGGGIAEEKGEQISEEGKREQAVESMGVERMPPAPSASTTRVIARPQEEEEELPSTGGEMGVDVSPSFLKDSSQDMEEMPLGKVESVQLAKPDAKVEKGVQNKEMTGVGHDAVGSKGKNERTAVVGRAEWGVEKKIAERTKPLLQGYRPNQPLSASRIDLGNINLEGKLFTTRKDEGPRLVSYYRGRDKKAVFVYPENYIQTPTGEYVIADGEQYPDRVYVVETFFWMEPVTPPNRLQTPRVSADKMALVEMVGDVRINTQSVKPSRQMDFSSGALLETGAASSVAVFIGGVNSIRLGENSSMRLQHRLVSGYREVIGEVDRGLIFVKVGQRTGEEQRVILRTPRGVAEAKGTDFALWVDQEGVFVFLKSGEINLLNGKDPLRVLSKPREGGDLSLGALQKITADRLQAKVLLVLEQLKRLNQKTNEILEKASRGLALQRSEREYLQMLPTVDLAIPVQRVGGVRRDERGIQGEVERVRRDRDESLREVKEKMRF